Within the Prochlorococcus sp. MIT 1300 genome, the region AAAAAATTAAATATTAATAGCAAAGGTTTCTTAGTAGGAGCCATTGACTTAGTTTTTTGTGACGAAGAAGATGTCCAAAACGGACGTTGGTGGGTTGTTGACTGGAAAAGTAACTGGATAGGCGAAAGTTCAACAGAAGAAAAGGATGCAAATTGTGGTCCATTTTTTTATGATAACGAATCTATGGAAAGACAAATGATTTATCACCATTATCCCTTACAAGCCCATCTATACCTTGTTGCCCTACATCGTTTTCTTAAATGGAGACTGCCTAGCTACATACCCAAAAAACATCTAGGAGGGTATGTCTACGTTTTTCTAAGAGGATTACCTAAGAGATCCGAAATAGATGAAAATAACCTTAAGAATAAATTACCAGGACTTATAGTCGAACCTTGCCCAACTGAAAGGATATTAAGAATAGATGAAGTAATAAATGGACACGACAAATGAAAAATAATGAAGGAGAGAGCTTATCCGATAATTTAAAAGGTGAAGTGTATAAGGTTTTAATAAGGAAAATACCTCCAAAGCATCATTCTGAACATCTTGAAGACTTAGTAAATGCTCTTATGAATGCAGTTTCTAGAGGTGAGCTTGGTATAAGTTTTAACGGGGAAATACCCTTAATTGAACCAAAAGCTACTGGTTGGCCAGAAGCACATATAGAGGCACTTAGAAAGAGTGGTTGGCTTAATGGAAATAATCCACCTATGGTCATAACAAATCAAACGTTAAGATGGCATAGGTGGCATATAGAAATTAGCAATATTATTAATTGTCTTAAAGCGAAAGTGGAATTAAAAGAATCTACTTTAGATAATATCTCATTAGAAAACTGTCCCGCAGAAAATTCAAGACTTAACCGAGAACAGAGAAAAGCTATTCTTGCAATCTCCAATGAAAAATTAATCCTACTGAGTGGAGGCCCTGGAACTGGTAAAACTACTACTATTGTCGGAATGCTAGAAAGAGCATTCTTCTCTAAAAAACAACTTAGAGTTGCTCTTGCTGCTCCAACAGGCAAGGCAGCTAGACGGTTACAAGATGCGCTGCAAAAAGGGATTAATGAATTACCAATTGAAATGCAAGAAAACTTATTTGGTCTTAAATGTAATACTTTGCACAGATTGTTAGAAGCTAAAAAAAATAGTTTTGGAAAAAATAATCTTGACCAGCTGCCTATCGACCTTCTAGTAGTTGACGAGATGTCAATGGTGGATATCTCTCTTCTTCAAGCCTTGCTAGCCGCTTTGCCGATTAAAGCCAGATTAGTTTTAGTAGGTGATCCAAATCAATTACCCCCAGTATCAGGTGGTTCGATATGGGATGAGCTTTTAGAAAGTGAGCTAAGGCAAAACTTTCCTACTTGCGTTATACACCTTAAAGAGGTTCATAGAAATAGAGGTGCCATAGCAAAATGCAGCAAAGTTCTCATAGAAAAGGGTTTGAAGGATTTTACTAGAGAACTATGCAGAACGACTAAGTCTGAAAATATAGAATTACATACTGCCAAGCCAGGTTATATTCCTTCTCTAATAACCAAACACCTTAAAAGTCACTGCAAGAAACTTTCAGATTTAGCCTTGAATTTAGATTTTCAACCAGATATCCACGAATATAAATCCCATTCCAATGTTAATGCAGAGTTACTTATTAACACATTGAATCAACTAATGATCTTGTCTCCAAAAAGAAAGGGGCTATGGGGAGTAAATGAAATCCACCAATCTATTCTAGGTCCAACATGGAATGAAGGACCAGCCCAATGGCCAGTAGGTACTCCTGTAATTTGTGGAGAGAATCAACCCGAGTTAGATCTTGCTAATGGTGATATAGGAGTTATAATAAAAACAGGTATGGGAAAACGTCTTCTATTCAAAGTAATAAACAATGAAGGCGACTCCTTCATAAAGCTTTTTCATCCAGCAAGATTAAAATCCGTCGAACCCTCTCTTTCAATTACGATTCACAAGTCACAAGGAAGTGAGGCTTCACAAGTAATAATACTTTTACCAGAATATCTTATTAATAATGATTCGGCCTATAACACAAAGAAAGTTCCTAATTACCAAGAAAAATTATTATATACTGCAATAACTAGGGCTACACAAAAGGTAGACCTTTTCCTTCCTGATACAATCTCTTTGGATAAGTTCAAGTAGAATGAATAAATATTAGTCCAAAATCATATATAAAAGACCCATTAATATAAATATCCAATTTGATTAAAATAATTATTTATTAAACAGTCCTATCAAAGAAATGAAAACTTACCCTGCTAGAGCTTACAAACAAAATCAGTCTTAGAACAATCCATATTAATTTGAATAATGATTAGGACTTGCAGGATGATAAGATTGGGTTTCAACCTTTGAAGTAAAGGCAAAGCAACTAGAGAACGGCCATTTGCCGATAGGAAGTTGCCAGCCTGATTTGAAGGATCAATCAGGCTCATTCCTTCTAGAAATGACTAATACAACAACACACGAGGAAGTCTCGTGCTCAGTAGTTGAGAGTTTTGAATCTACCCCCAGCGATCAAGGTAAAACGCAACCGCAGCCAAGCAAAAGCAAAAGCATCGAAAAGGTTGACGGGCAAAACACAGATTCAATTCCTGGAGAAGCTACAGAAGATGATTCCGTTGAATCCAACTCATCAGGGTTCGAAGGTTTTGGATTCAGTCCACAATTATTAAAGACACTAGAAAAAAAAGGGTATAAAGAGCCTTCTCCTATTCAGGCAGCAGCATTTCCTGAGTTGATGCTCGGAAGAGACTTGGTTGGCCAAGCACAAACAGGAACTGGCAAGACAGCTGCTTTCGCCTTGCCTCTTCTTGAACGGCTACAAGAAAGTGGGAAGTTTCCTCAAATTTTAGTTTTAGCTCCTACTCGGGAGCTAGCGATGCAAGTTGCAGACTCATTCAAGGCATACGCAGCCGGCCATCCGCATCTAAAAGTACTCGCTGTCTATGGAGGAGCTGATTTCCGCAATCAAATAAACACCTTAAAAAGAGGAGTCAATGTAGTTGTAGGAACACCTGGAAGAGTTATGGATCATATGCGGCAAGGAACATTGAATACATCTGAATTAAAGACACTCGTCCTAGATGAAGCAGATGAAATGTTGCGAATGGGTTTCATCGACGATGTCGAGTGGATTTTGGAACAGCTGCCGGAAGATAGGCAGATGGTTCTTTTTTCGGCAACAATGCCGAATGAAATTCGCAGGCTATCCAAAAAATACCTAAATGATCCAGCAGAGATCACAATCAAAGCCAAAACCAATGAGCCAAGGCTTATAAGACAGAGATATATAACACTTCAAAATAGCTATAAGCTAGAAATTTTAAATAGAGTTCTAGAAGCAGTAACTGGTGAAGGGGTAATCATATTTGCGCGCACAAAACTAATCACAATAACTGTTGCAGAATCCCTAGAGGCAGCAGGACATGATGTTGCCGTTCTAAACGGAGATGTCCCACAAAATCAACGCGAAAGAACGGTAGAACGATTAAGGAAGGGAACGGTCAATGTATTAGTTGCGACAGATGTTGCAGCCCGAGGATTAGACGTTGATCGTATCGGTCTGGTTATTAACTACGATATCCCCTTTGATAGTGAAGCCTATATTCACCGTATTGGTCGTACTGGAAGAGCAGGCAGAAGTGGTGAGGCGATTTTATTCGTAAACTATAGAGAAAAACGTTTTATAGGAACACTCGAAAGAGCTGTGGGAACTTCTATCGAGCCAATGGAGATCCCAGACAACGCAGCTATAAACAAAAACCGACTTGAGAGACTCCAGAAACGTCTTCACACCTGGGCAACTGAAGGTAGAGAGCAGAAAGAAGAAACAGCCTTGCTCAAGCAGCTTCTTAAACAAACATCAGAAGAATTAGAGTTAAGTTATGAAGATCTATCCTTAGCAGCTTTAAACCTAGCTATTGGTTCAGAGCCTCTGTTAGTTCAGTCAGATGAACGCTGGTTAAAAGAATCAACCCAACGATTGAGAAGAAAGGAAGGGAGTCTTGGGCGAAGGAACGAACGGACGTTAAGGGGCCCCGATGAGAATATGGAACGGTTCAGAGTGGAGGTGGGTCATCGTGATCGTGTTAAACCAGGCAACCTTGTAGGGGCTATAGCAAATGAATCAGGGCTCCACGGGCGAATGATTGGAAGGATTCAAATCTTTGATACCTTCAGCTTGGTAGACCTGCCGAAAGGAATGCCAGAAGATATTTTTGATTGCCTTAAACGTTTAAAAGTTATGAACCGTGAGTTACGCATCCAAAGAGATTCTCATGAGAATAGGCAAGGATAGCGCTAGATATTTTTTCATAAAGAGATTAACCAAAGCACTAATTCCCTTTCAAAGCAATTTTTTTAAGAAAATCTTGTACCTATGATCTAATTTTAATATTGATGCCTCAACCTTAAGGAAGGAAATCAGAATCATAAAAACCCTAAAAAAGCTCTGGAAGTATTGCCAACAAAGAGTTCGGAAGGTTTCGCTTAATTAAAATTGTCTCTTTGAAGCAGCTTGAATACTCTCATTCCTGAAAGTTTTCATGACTCACCAACCGCCCACCCTGTAGTTTGGTGTTATATCAGCTTCAGCTAACCGGCCCAAACGGCTCGGTCCCCAAGCTTCAGCTTTGCAGCTCCAGCATCCAGGACTTTCCTTTTCGGACCCAGGCTTCACTGATCAAATCCCATCAGTCCCATAGGAATGACCATTTACATAGGAAACTTGTCTTTCCAAGCAGAACAAGAAGATCTTCTCGATCTCTTCAGTCAGTACGGAGAAGTCAAACAATGCAGCCTCCCTCTAGATAGGGAAACAGGCAGAAAGCGAGGTTTTGCCTTTGTAGAAATGACTAATGAGGCTGATGAACAAAAGGCAATCGATGATCTTCAGGATGTTGAATGGATGGGGCGGATGATAAGGGTTAACAAAGCAACCCCACGGGAACGCTCTGGTGGTAATCGTGGGGGATACCAGGGTGGCGGCGGCGGCGGCGGCGGCGGTCGATGGTGAAATCTCCTCAGGAATTAATTATTCCAAGGCCATCCCTAAAAGGATGGCCTTTTTATTTTTCACCCTATCTCTAAGGGCTCAGAAAAATCTAAAACAAGGGCTCTTTCCCAAGCTCGCCGACGAAGCTTCTCACTATTATCAATCGAACTTGCTGCCTTGCCATATTCAGTCTCTTGAATAGGTAACGCAGCTCGCAAAGCCTTCCTGCGCCTCTTCGCAGTGAACCTATGAAAGCGATTAAATGCCCTAGAACGTGTCATCAAATCTCCTCAAGGGATAGTCACGTTCTACCTACAGAAGTCTAGGCAAACCACTGAAAACCAAAATCAGGTCAAGATTTTCAACAAATCACTAAATAAAACAATCAAATCTGAGCTGAAGAGTATGTCAAATCAAATTCCCAAACCCAGGGGAGCAAAACAGAGCTCACTCAGAAGACTTATAAGAAGCCTTAAGTCTCAAAAAAGATTAATCATTGCAGCGATTAGCTGCTCAACTCTAAATAAGTTCTTCGACTTGGCACCTCCAGTCTTAATTGGCCTAGCCGTAGATGTAGTAGCAAGAGAAAATAATTCCTGGTTGGCTGGACTAGGTTTTTCCACTGTTCCGACCCAGCTTACTTTACTTGCCTTAGTATCATTTTTTATATGGAGTGCAGAATCATTATTTGAATATTTATATGGTCTCTTATGGCGTAATTTAGCACAATCAACTCAACACAATCTTCGTTTAAGAGCTTATGAGCATATACAGAAGCTAGAGATGGAATTTTTCGAATCTGACAGTACAGGACGCCTATTAACAATATTAAATGATGATATAAACCAGCTCGAAAGGTTCCTAGATCATGGCGCGAATCAAATTCTCCAACTAATTGTCACTGTATTTCTAGTAGGAGGAGCAATGGCAGCTCTCGCTCCCAAAGTTGCTTTTCTTGCTTTTATACCAATACCTATAATCCTATGGGGTTCAATCAATTTTCAAAAATTACTTGCTCCTCGCTATAAAGAGGTACGAGAAAAAGCTGGAGATCTTGCTGCACTGATTAGTAATAACCTTGGCGGGATGTTAACGATTAAGAGTTTCACAACTGAATCCTGGGAATTACAACGCCTAAGCAAAGAAAGTGAGGACTATAAAACTAGCAACAAACAAGCAATAAGGTTATCAGCAGCTTTTATACCGCTCATTCGCTTTGCGATTCTTTTTGCTTTTCTTGCGATTCTAGTAATTGGCGGATTGCAAACCTGGAAAGGAGAAATGGCCATTGGAACATATAGTTTTTTAGTGTTTATAACCCAGCGATTACTTTGGCCTCTGACAACACTAGGAAACACTCTTGACGAATATCAACGATCTATGGCTTCAGCCAACAGAGTTTTAAGCCTCATAGACAGGCCAATAAGAATTTATAGTGGTAAGAGAAGATTAAATCAAGAAAATGTAGATGGGTCTATCGAATTTCAAAATGTTAGCTTTAAATATATCGATAGAGAAATACTATTTGAAAACTTTAATCTTTGCATACCTAAAGGACAGACCTTAGGGGTAGTTGGCTCTACAGGTTGTGGGAAAAGCACACTAGTCAAGTTATTACTAAGACTCTATCCAATAAGTTCAGGCAAGATACTTGTTGATGGAATACCAATAGATACAATTAATTTGACGGACCTTCGCAGGTCAATCGCTTTAGTCAGTCAAGAAGTGTTTCTCTTCCATGGCACTATTGCAGAGAATATTGCCTATGGAAACAATAACGCATCATTAACTGATATCAAAAAAGCTGCTGAGCTCGCAGAGGCCAGTGAATTTATAAACATTCTTCCGAAAAAATACCACACATTAGTTGGAGAGAGGGGTCAACGTCTCTCTGGTGGACAAAGACAGAGAATTGCTCTAGCCAGAGCAATTCTAAAAGACTCTCCAATACTTATTCTAGATGAAGCAACTGCTTCGGTTGACAATGAAACCGAAGCAGCTATTCAACGTTCGATTGCAAAAATAACCGCTAATAGAACAACAATTGTAATTGCACATCGCCTTAGCACCGTTAGACATGCAGACCACATCATAGTGCTTGAAAATGGGAAACTACTTGAGCAAGGTAGTCATGATTTACTCTTAAAAGAAAAGAATGCATATTTTGATCTATGGCGAGTCCAAGCCGGATTGGCAAGTAAAAAATCTAATGACTAAATATTTGTATTAAATCTGAAAAGTAAAAGAGGTAATTACCTTCTTAAAAAGACCCTTAACCTTTGGCCACCTTGATTCATTCGTACTAGTTGCAAGGGTGTACAAATAGCCACGATCTAAAACCACAGTTGCAAGCTCATGTCTATCCCTCTCGCCTAGATGAACTACATATTCAAGATCATAAAAGGTATGCCCTGATGTCTCACGCTCATCAGCCTCTAATAAAGAAACGGTTCTTCCTGTGCCATCAGGTGCTACTACATTGCTTAACAACCTTTTTCCCACATCACTAGGGCTCCCAAGCCCTTCAAGTTCAATATCAGAATCAACTTTAGAAACAACCAAACTCAAAGTTTCATCACTATTGATCAGGTCATGAAAAACGACTTGAGGCCCTCCATTAACTGAGACTCTGCTCCAACCAGTGGGGTACAAAAATGCATAACGACCGTCTGGACTCTGAAAAGAGTTCAGACCTGCAGCTGCACTGCTACATGCCGTTAAAAGAAGAACCAGAGCGCCTACCAAGAGCAAGCGAGGAGTGGACCGAAAAAATCCAATCATGCAATCAGCCATTTACCTATTTCCATTCTGCAGGAGATTTGTAATTACTGTCTCGTATTGATGTCTACTTCCTTAGATTCCTATTAGATGCATTGGACTCCTGAAAGGCTTTACAAGACCACTTTCAAGGCTTATAGACCAATTTGAACAACTCCCTGGTATTGGGCCCAGAACAGCTCAAAGGCTTGCCTTATACCTTCTCAGACAGCCTGAAGAAAGAACAAAAACGTTTGCTGATGCCTTAATAAATGCCAGGACTCAAGTGGGTCAATGCCAAAAATGCTTCCACCTAAGCGCAGAAAGCCTTTGCGAAATCTGCCAAAATGAATCACGAAACAAACAAATTATTTGTGCAGTTGCTGATTCAAGAGATCTATTAGCTCTTGAGCGCACACGAGAATATAAGGGGCAATATCACGTTTTAGGTGGGCTAATTTCCCCTATGGATGGTGTTGGACCAGAAGGCTTAGAGATTTCCAGCTTAGTAAATCGTGTACACCAAGACCATATTGAAGAAGTAATACTAGCCCTCACACCAAGTGTTGAAGGAGACACGACCAGCCTTTATTTAGGAAGATTGTTAACCCCATTTACCAAAGTAACTCGCATAGCATATGGTCTACCTATGGGTAGCGAGCTTGAATATGCAGACGAAGTAACGCTATCAAGAGCCCTAGAAGGTAGACAATTAATTAAATAGGAGAAATTCTGATGACAACAAAAATTAATCGGACACACTACAAAAAAGTTTTGCCCAAAGAACATTTACCAGAATGGATAAAACCAAAATTAGGCAGAGCTTCGGAAATCGAGAGAGTACAAAAATTAGTAAAAAGTTCTCAGTTGCATACAATTTGCGAAGAAGGTCGATGCCCTAATAGAGGAGAATGTTATGCCTCAGGAACAGCTACATTCTTGTTGGGAGGGTCTATTTGCACTAGAAGCTGTGCCTTCTGCCAAGTAGATAAAGGCAAAAGCCCAGAAGAAATTAATCCGAATGAACCAGAAAGGGTTGCTGAAGCTATTGCACAATTAGGACTTCGTTATGTTGTCATAACGTCAGTGGCAAGAGATGATCTTTATGATCATGGAGCCAGCTTATTTATTAATACCATTAAAGCAATACGCTCTTTAAATCCCTTAACAGGGATAGAAGTTCTAACTCCTGACTTCTGGGGAGGTTTTAAAAATCCAACCGAAGCCAAACAAGCACAAAGAGATAGGTTGTCTGCCGTCCTTTCTGAAAAACCCATATGCTTCAACCACAACCTTGAAACAGTAAAGCGCCTTCAAGGAGAGGTTCGAAGAGGCGCTACTTACCAACGTTCACTAAGCCTTCTAAAGGCCGCAAGAGAACTAGACCCAAATATACCTACAAAATCAGGTTTAATGGTTGGCCTTGGTGAAACATATACTGAGATAATTCAAACGCTTAAAGACTTAAGATCTGTAGATTGTCAAAGGATAACTATTGGACAATATTTAAGGCCCTCGTTAGAACATATACCGGTCGCTAATTACTGGCACCCTGACGATTTCGACAAGCTTGGGGAGGCTGCCAAAGAATTAGGCTTTAAGAAAGTAAACAGTGGTCCACTGGTTAGAAGTAGTTACCATGCAGAAGAAACCTAAGATTTATTTTGGAATAGCAAGTAAACGCAAATAGCTATAATTAAAGACCTCACTACATCTACCAACCATTAAGTTACCTGAGCCACCCCAGACCATCCTAATAGGTAAATCTAATAAAGAACTTCCCACTTCCTTCACGCTAATGAAACCCCTTCTTCGGAAATACCTGGTCAAAGCATAATGTTTCTTTTCCGAGTCACAAATAGCAAGTAGTCGTGCCTTCCTACATGGAGTTTCCTCTAAAGCCCATGCCATAGTTGCACACCAAATAAAGTCTCCTATTCCATATGGTGCATCTGGATGAACCCTCATGGTATCTAACTGAAGGCCATTATATCCACGGTAAGCCCAGGCCTTCATTTCACCCCATATTTGTATTTTACCAAGAACAGTTTTCTCTGCAATAACAACCTTAACTGCCCAAATTCCAAGAGGCTTTCTAACTTTTATTCGTAATAAGAATCCAGAGTCTGAGGCTAATTTCTCAAGTTGGTTTAATTCTATTATTTCATTCTCTGAAAGTTTTTCCAAAGGCACTATCTATTTCTCCATCTGACGTTGTCTTTCTGCAAATCTAATCCTATCTTTATCACTAAATTTATCAAGACATTGATAACACTGAACCCCTGGCACATAACTAGGTTTCTTTAGATCCTCAGGGTTAAGTGGCAAGCCACAGGCATGGCAAAGGCTATGGGTTCCTTGACGCAAATAATGGTCAAGAGCAACTCTCTGATCAAAAACATAACACTCACCACTCCATCTACTTTGATGTTTCGGGATTTCTTCTAAATAACGGAGTATTCCACCTTCTAGGTGGTAAACATCCTGGAAACCCTTTCTATTGAGATATGACGTTGCCTTCTCACATCGAATCCCACCTGTGCAAAACATTCCAATACGAGCAGGCTTAACTTTTTCAATTAAAGGGGCCAGGTAGCTATCAGCCCAAGCAGGAAAGTCCCTAAATCGTTGCGTGTGAGGATTGATAGCCCCTTCAAAACTACCTATAGAAATTTCATATTCGTTTCTTGTATCTATAACAATCGTACTTGGATCATCAACAAAATCATTCCAATCGCTTGGCTTGACATATTTGCCTACTGTTTTAAGAGGGTTAACTTCCTTAACTCCCATTGTTACTATTTCAGCTTTTCGCCGAAGCCTAAAACGACGAAAAGCTTGTTTATTAGACCAACTAATCTTTACTTCTAATGAGTCTGCAGAAAGAAGAGTATTGAGAATGCCAAGAAATGCAGAGACGCCATCATTAGACCCACAGATAGTTCCATTAAAGCCTTCAAAGGCAATAAGGACGGTGCCCTTGAGATTATAATCATCAGCAACAGATCTTAAATCATCAATCAAAGATAAAATCAGTTCCTCTGTAAAAGGAATAAAGCAATAGAAAGCTGCAATTTTATATTTATCCTGCGAAGAAAAACCCTCACCTAATTCCATCATTATTCCAACATCTCCCAATTTGCCTGAACACCAGCTTGGGCTAAGAGTTCTCGATCAGCTTGAA harbors:
- a CDS encoding ATP-dependent DNA helicase; this translates as MKNNEGESLSDNLKGEVYKVLIRKIPPKHHSEHLEDLVNALMNAVSRGELGISFNGEIPLIEPKATGWPEAHIEALRKSGWLNGNNPPMVITNQTLRWHRWHIEISNIINCLKAKVELKESTLDNISLENCPAENSRLNREQRKAILAISNEKLILLSGGPGTGKTTTIVGMLERAFFSKKQLRVALAAPTGKAARRLQDALQKGINELPIEMQENLFGLKCNTLHRLLEAKKNSFGKNNLDQLPIDLLVVDEMSMVDISLLQALLAALPIKARLVLVGDPNQLPPVSGGSIWDELLESELRQNFPTCVIHLKEVHRNRGAIAKCSKVLIEKGLKDFTRELCRTTKSENIELHTAKPGYIPSLITKHLKSHCKKLSDLALNLDFQPDIHEYKSHSNVNAELLINTLNQLMILSPKRKGLWGVNEIHQSILGPTWNEGPAQWPVGTPVICGENQPELDLANGDIGVIIKTGMGKRLLFKVINNEGDSFIKLFHPARLKSVEPSLSITIHKSQGSEASQVIILLPEYLINNDSAYNTKKVPNYQEKLLYTAITRATQKVDLFLPDTISLDKFK
- the lipA gene encoding lipoyl synthase, coding for MTTKINRTHYKKVLPKEHLPEWIKPKLGRASEIERVQKLVKSSQLHTICEEGRCPNRGECYASGTATFLLGGSICTRSCAFCQVDKGKSPEEINPNEPERVAEAIAQLGLRYVVITSVARDDLYDHGASLFINTIKAIRSLNPLTGIEVLTPDFWGGFKNPTEAKQAQRDRLSAVLSEKPICFNHNLETVKRLQGEVRRGATYQRSLSLLKAARELDPNIPTKSGLMVGLGETYTEIIQTLKDLRSVDCQRITIGQYLRPSLEHIPVANYWHPDDFDKLGEAAKELGFKKVNSGPLVRSSYHAEET
- a CDS encoding rhodanese-related sulfurtransferase, which encodes MELGEGFSSQDKYKIAAFYCFIPFTEELILSLIDDLRSVADDYNLKGTVLIAFEGFNGTICGSNDGVSAFLGILNTLLSADSLEVKISWSNKQAFRRFRLRRKAEIVTMGVKEVNPLKTVGKYVKPSDWNDFVDDPSTIVIDTRNEYEISIGSFEGAINPHTQRFRDFPAWADSYLAPLIEKVKPARIGMFCTGGIRCEKATSYLNRKGFQDVYHLEGGILRYLEEIPKHQSRWSGECYVFDQRVALDHYLRQGTHSLCHACGLPLNPEDLKKPSYVPGVQCYQCLDKFSDKDRIRFAERQRQMEK
- a CDS encoding DEAD/DEAH box helicase, producing the protein MTNTTTHEEVSCSVVESFESTPSDQGKTQPQPSKSKSIEKVDGQNTDSIPGEATEDDSVESNSSGFEGFGFSPQLLKTLEKKGYKEPSPIQAAAFPELMLGRDLVGQAQTGTGKTAAFALPLLERLQESGKFPQILVLAPTRELAMQVADSFKAYAAGHPHLKVLAVYGGADFRNQINTLKRGVNVVVGTPGRVMDHMRQGTLNTSELKTLVLDEADEMLRMGFIDDVEWILEQLPEDRQMVLFSATMPNEIRRLSKKYLNDPAEITIKAKTNEPRLIRQRYITLQNSYKLEILNRVLEAVTGEGVIIFARTKLITITVAESLEAAGHDVAVLNGDVPQNQRERTVERLRKGTVNVLVATDVAARGLDVDRIGLVINYDIPFDSEAYIHRIGRTGRAGRSGEAILFVNYREKRFIGTLERAVGTSIEPMEIPDNAAINKNRLERLQKRLHTWATEGREQKEETALLKQLLKQTSEELELSYEDLSLAALNLAIGSEPLLVQSDERWLKESTQRLRRKEGSLGRRNERTLRGPDENMERFRVEVGHRDRVKPGNLVGAIANESGLHGRMIGRIQIFDTFSLVDLPKGMPEDIFDCLKRLKVMNRELRIQRDSHENRQG
- a CDS encoding ABC transporter ATP-binding protein is translated as MSNQIPKPRGAKQSSLRRLIRSLKSQKRLIIAAISCSTLNKFFDLAPPVLIGLAVDVVARENNSWLAGLGFSTVPTQLTLLALVSFFIWSAESLFEYLYGLLWRNLAQSTQHNLRLRAYEHIQKLEMEFFESDSTGRLLTILNDDINQLERFLDHGANQILQLIVTVFLVGGAMAALAPKVAFLAFIPIPIILWGSINFQKLLAPRYKEVREKAGDLAALISNNLGGMLTIKSFTTESWELQRLSKESEDYKTSNKQAIRLSAAFIPLIRFAILFAFLAILVIGGLQTWKGEMAIGTYSFLVFITQRLLWPLTTLGNTLDEYQRSMASANRVLSLIDRPIRIYSGKRRLNQENVDGSIEFQNVSFKYIDREILFENFNLCIPKGQTLGVVGSTGCGKSTLVKLLLRLYPISSGKILVDGIPIDTINLTDLRRSIALVSQEVFLFHGTIAENIAYGNNNASLTDIKKAAELAEASEFINILPKKYHTLVGERGQRLSGGQRQRIALARAILKDSPILILDEATASVDNETEAAIQRSIAKITANRTTIVIAHRLSTVRHADHIIVLENGKLLEQGSHDLLLKEKNAYFDLWRVQAGLASKKSND
- a CDS encoding RNA-binding protein; the encoded protein is MTIYIGNLSFQAEQEDLLDLFSQYGEVKQCSLPLDRETGRKRGFAFVEMTNEADEQKAIDDLQDVEWMGRMIRVNKATPRERSGGNRGGYQGGGGGGGGGRW
- the recR gene encoding recombination mediator RecR, which encodes MKGFTRPLSRLIDQFEQLPGIGPRTAQRLALYLLRQPEERTKTFADALINARTQVGQCQKCFHLSAESLCEICQNESRNKQIICAVADSRDLLALERTREYKGQYHVLGGLISPMDGVGPEGLEISSLVNRVHQDHIEEVILALTPSVEGDTTSLYLGRLLTPFTKVTRIAYGLPMGSELEYADEVTLSRALEGRQLIK
- the psbP gene encoding photosystem II reaction center PsbP → MIGFFRSTPRLLLVGALVLLLTACSSAAAGLNSFQSPDGRYAFLYPTGWSRVSVNGGPQVVFHDLINSDETLSLVVSKVDSDIELEGLGSPSDVGKRLLSNVVAPDGTGRTVSLLEADERETSGHTFYDLEYVVHLGERDRHELATVVLDRGYLYTLATSTNESRWPKVKGLFKKVITSFTFQI